A stretch of the Marivirga tractuosa DSM 4126 genome encodes the following:
- a CDS encoding PKD domain-containing protein: protein MSNIVKFGVDTPPLIQISGAPKGYYTFFWEFGDGEFSQEENPEHTYKEKGEYDVKLWVTNNYDAGKTPATRPESVKIDKVDSLSNASASLLEEGEIMDFTKNREPIPNEDLVVVLTYKNPFNELMDGQLFFFYNETKYKSDNFQLTDIRTYHGEYPIVNEDRVADISTNPFQSLLAFNGVKPFRTAQLMQDTTNQEELQKKIEESKEKFREMKQIGFSDFQPGEERNIFFQLRTTPEMLKDTSAIISIRGIYVPNSNSANHSVKEMEMEIVTSHDPNKMTTNANLMNFRNRNQKDFKYKIQFQNNGEGPANTVRLETDVPELFDQKEIELLDFYPKCEICPEEDVAYSCLDTTFSENKIIFTFKNIYLPGSNQKGVNSYDSTKGFVSYKLPLKGKIKKQKTQSQTAIYFDKNDPIITNYATTRFTPGLSVGVKAGVMRIGSLENYQEWFLGATLSSYQAFKGYLQSEIMIGSNNYTSRRIYTERTPRDEFFVDVYDYDEQSEFQNLSFYFVPTSYRYNLTDFLAIGGGIQLKWDIRSKVESERVGEYTEVVESENFERRDPEQDTFEQTTTSDTFTNFNAAAFLDLNVGIARIGPSLGFRYHLYVKAPNQQLQFYAIWKF from the coding sequence TTGAGCAATATCGTTAAATTTGGTGTGGATACTCCACCATTAATTCAGATATCTGGGGCTCCTAAAGGCTATTATACTTTTTTCTGGGAATTTGGGGATGGTGAGTTTAGCCAAGAGGAAAACCCGGAACATACTTACAAAGAAAAAGGGGAATATGATGTAAAACTGTGGGTTACGAATAATTATGATGCAGGAAAGACTCCCGCCACCAGACCTGAAAGTGTGAAAATTGATAAGGTTGATTCTCTATCTAATGCTTCAGCTTCTCTTTTGGAAGAAGGTGAGATAATGGATTTCACTAAAAACAGAGAACCCATTCCGAATGAAGATTTAGTGGTGGTTTTAACTTATAAAAATCCATTTAATGAATTAATGGATGGTCAGCTATTCTTTTTCTATAATGAAACGAAATATAAATCGGATAATTTTCAATTAACTGATATTAGAACTTATCATGGTGAATATCCAATAGTCAATGAAGATAGAGTGGCTGATATAAGCACTAATCCATTTCAGTCGCTGCTGGCTTTTAATGGTGTAAAACCATTTAGAACAGCGCAATTAATGCAAGACACCACTAATCAAGAAGAGCTTCAAAAGAAAATTGAAGAATCTAAAGAGAAATTTAGAGAAATGAAGCAAATTGGGTTTTCTGATTTTCAGCCTGGTGAAGAAAGAAATATTTTCTTTCAATTGAGAACCACGCCTGAGATGTTGAAAGATACCAGTGCCATCATAAGTATCAGAGGTATTTATGTCCCCAATTCTAATTCTGCCAATCATAGTGTGAAGGAAATGGAAATGGAAATTGTAACTTCTCACGATCCCAATAAGATGACTACAAATGCCAATCTAATGAATTTCAGGAATCGGAATCAAAAAGATTTTAAATATAAAATTCAGTTTCAGAATAATGGAGAAGGCCCTGCAAATACCGTCCGTTTAGAGACTGATGTACCTGAATTATTTGATCAGAAGGAAATTGAACTTTTGGACTTTTACCCTAAATGTGAAATTTGTCCTGAAGAGGATGTAGCTTATAGTTGTCTGGATACTACCTTTTCAGAAAATAAGATCATATTTACCTTTAAAAACATTTATCTACCGGGAAGTAATCAAAAAGGAGTGAATTCTTATGATTCTACCAAAGGTTTTGTGAGCTATAAACTCCCGCTTAAGGGCAAAATCAAGAAACAAAAGACACAGAGCCAAACGGCTATTTATTTTGATAAAAACGATCCTATTATTACTAATTATGCTACAACTCGATTTACGCCCGGTCTTTCAGTTGGGGTAAAGGCAGGGGTTATGCGAATCGGTAGTTTAGAAAACTATCAAGAATGGTTTCTAGGCGCAACACTTTCAAGTTATCAAGCATTCAAGGGCTATTTGCAATCAGAAATTATGATTGGATCTAATAATTATACTAGCAGAAGGATCTATACCGAAAGAACTCCACGAGATGAATTTTTTGTTGATGTTTATGATTATGATGAACAATCAGAATTTCAAAATTTAAGCTTTTATTTCGTCCCAACATCTTATCGATATAATTTGACTGATTTTCTAGCCATTGGTGGTGGAATTCAATTGAAATGGGATATTAGATCTAAGGTAGAAAGTGAAAGGGTTGGAGAGTATACTGAGGTTGTGGAGTCTGAGAATTTTGAACGAAGAGATCCTGAGCAAGATACTTTTGAGCAAACTACCACTAGCGATACTTTTACTAACTTTAATGCTGCTGCTTTTTTAGATTTAAATGTTGGGATAGCGAGAATTGGACCAAGCCTTGGGTTTCGTTATCATCTTTATGTTAAAGCGCCTAATCAACAATTACAGTTCTATGCTATATGGAAATTTTAG